The following coding sequences are from one Drosophila gunungcola strain Sukarami chromosome 3L unlocalized genomic scaffold, Dgunungcola_SK_2 000014F, whole genome shotgun sequence window:
- the LOC128259998 gene encoding DNA primase large subunit yields the protein MEFRLKKRPRLEVKAEVVSLESKYPQNVMMYHYPPTDDVHIEEFEELALERLRLLRVLDRASTRNLRLLSDEWKEYVNAELTREGLRSYLRLCSAGGGTKHEADMQARRRDYISHFILRLAYCRSEDLIRWFVAREMELFRYKFAALSSTEVKQFLEANKFEVQPLTEAQKDEVKDGLYESTVGQSVAKIELLDFYKVPFTQVMDLVRSRRCYLKAGFAYVNTHDLVSIVGTRQQDEIERGLLAAKGLVEEVEGDERISRMLKALHNSYTGKDYTVCRDAAVPIESLDQLSKTSMPLCMRMCHEHLRAQHHIKHGGRMQYGLFLKGIGVTLEDSLRFWREEFTKKMDADKFARSYEYNIYHNYGKKGSMVNYTPYSCAKIIKEMATPGDCHGCPYRYMDPGSLKTKLSSYGLSASAIEEVMFFVSRGHYQIGCGKYFQITHNATAEPTINHPNSYFEESQITMGNRQKRTTGSAAPKARARPDIKGCGDRSMLMGDDDDELWRIAETQERAMQSQKAISEAFDDDLDLTQIDY from the coding sequence ATGGAATTCCGTCTGAAGAAACGCCCGCGCCTTGAGGTCAAGGCTGAGGTGGTCAGCCTGGAGAGCAAGTATCCGCAGAACGTGATGATGTACCACTATCCGCCGACGGACGACGTGCACATCGAGGAGTTCGAGGAGTTGGCCCTGGAGCGCCTGCGTCTGCTCCGTGTCCTGGATCGTGCAAGCACCCGGAACCTGCGCCTGCTCTCCGACGAGTGGAAGGAGTACGTGAATGCGGAACTGACTCGCGAGGGATTGCGCAGCTACCTGCGGCTCTGCTCTGCCGGCGGAGGCACCAAGCATGAGGCGGACATGCAGGCCCGCCGGCGGGACTACATCTCGCACTTCATCCTGCGGCTGGCCTACTGCCGCTCGGAGGACCTCATTCGTTGGTTCGTGGCCCGCGAAATGGAGCTCTTCCGGTACAAATTCGCCGCCCTCAGCAGCACGGAGGTGAAGCAGTTCCTGGAGGCCAACAAATTTGAGGTGCAGCCGCTAACCGAGGCCCAGAAGGACGAGGTCAAGGATGGCCTGTACGAGAGTACGGTGGGCCAGAGTGTGGCCAAGATCGAGCTGCTGGACTTCTACAAGGTGCCGTTCACCCAGGTAATGGACCTGGTGCGAAGTCGCCGCTGCTACTTGAAGGCGGGCTTCGCCTATGTGAACACCCACGATCTGGTGTCCATTGTGGGCACGCGGCAGCAGGACGAGATCGAGCGGGGGCTGCTGGCCGCCAAGGGACTggtggaggaggtggagggCGACGAGCGCATCTCCCGCATGCTGAAGGCCCTGCACAACTCGTACACCGGCAAGGACTACACCGTGTGCCGGGACGCAGCGGTGCCCATTGAGTCCCTCGACCAGCTCTCCAAGACCTCCATGCCGCTGTGCATGCGCATGTGCCACGAGCACCTGCGCGCCCAGCATCACATAAAGCACGGCGGCCGGATGCAGTACGGCCTGTTCCTCAAAGGGATTGGCGTGACGCTGGAGGATTCGCTGCGCTTCTGGCGCGAGGAGTTCACCAAGAAAATGGACGCGGACAAGTTTGCGCGCAGCTACGAGTACAACATCTACCACAACTACGGCAAGAAGGGCTCCATGGTGAACTACACGCCCTACTCCTGCGCGAAGATCATCAAGGAGATGGCCACGCCGGGCGATTGCCATGGCTGTCCCTACAGGTACATGGACCCGGGATCGCTGAAGACCAAACTCTCCTCCTATGGCCTCTCCGCCAGCGCCATCGAGGAGGTGATGTTCTTCGTGTCCCGCGGCCACTACCAGATCGGCTGCGGCAAGTACTTCCAGATCACCCACAACGCCACCGCGGAGCCGACCATCAACCACCCGAACAGCTACTTCGAGGAGAGCCAGATAACGATGGGCAACCGGCAGAAGCGCACCACAGGATCCGCTGCGCCGAAGGCCAGAGCTCGGCCGGACATCAAGGGCTGCGGCGATCGCTCCATGCTGAtgggcgacgacgacgacgagctgTGGCGCATTGCGGAAACCCAAGAGCGCGCCATGCAAAGCCAAAAAGCCATATCGGAGGCCTTTGATGACGACCTAGATCTAACGCAAATCGATTACTAA
- the LOC128260011 gene encoding LOW QUALITY PROTEIN: phospholipase A1 1 (The sequence of the model RefSeq protein was modified relative to this genomic sequence to represent the inferred CDS: deleted 1 base in 1 codon) yields MRILCLIVILLRFGSSEDTAENVEGRATGSWWDALPRLLTDIVNTKVNILTAAPLELVANAIDTVCSSTLFMGRVPPKITPDIQKMHFQYMTPCQNYSVPLLEASKLWKHSRFSKGRKVVILATGWTNTVNESSAILMISKAFMCRGDVNFVIVDAADYVDTLYSWSALNTDLIGEHIGVGLTHLIELTPLRNIHLIGHSLGAHIMGTAGRTFKRLTGKLIPRITGLDPAKPCFRRENILPGLTQGDAKLVDIIHTNIGILAKRGPLGDVDFYPGGAHPIQPGCLTIGCSHTRAVEYFAESAYPQQKNNFMGRKCASWDKLRRRDCSEGIVSPMGYQINPQARGMYYVDVNGWPPYGRNAQKSIDPSLRTCYLCQT; encoded by the exons ATGCGGATCCTCTGTCTTATTGTCATCCTCTTACGCTTCGGATCATCTGAAGATACAGCCGAGAATGTGGAAGGCAGGGCAACTGGAAGTTGGTGGGATGCTTTACCCCGACTATTGACTGACATTGTGAACACGAAAGTGAACATTCTCACAGCTGCTCCACTAGAACTGGTTGCCAACGCAATTGATACTGTGT GTTCCTCCACACTGTTTATGGGCAGAGTGCCGCCGAAAATCACTCCGGACATAcagaaaatgcattttcagTATATGACTCCATGCCAGAACTATAGTGTGCCTCTACTGGAGGCATCGAAGCTGTGGAAGCACTCGAGGTTTAGCAAGGGACGCAAGGTGGTGATCCTGGCCACTGGATGGACCAACACTGTGAACGAATCCTCAGCCATTTTGATGATCTCCAAGGCATTCATGTGTCGTGGCGATGTGAATTTTGTG ATTGTGGATGCCGCTGACTACGTGGACACCTTGTACTCCTGGTCGGCTCTCAATACGGATTTAATTGGCGAACACATTGGTGTGGGATTAACACATCTCATAGAGCTGACTCCCCTGCGAAACATCCACTTGATTG GACATTCCCTGGGAGCTCACATCATGGGCACTGCTGGTCGGACATTTAAGCGGCTGACCGGAAAGCTGATCCCCAGGATAACTGGCCTGGATCCGGCCAAACCCTGTTTCAGGCGGGAGAACATCCTGCCGGGTTTGACGCAGGGCGATGCCAAGCTGGTGGACATCATCCACACCAACATTGGCATTTTGGCCAAGCGAGGTCCCCTGGGGGATGTGGATTTCTATCCGGGTGGGGCACATCCCATCCAGCCGGGCTGCCTGACCATCGGCTGCTCCCACACACGAGCGGTGGAGTATTTTGCAGAGAGTGCGTATCCCCAACAGAAGAATAACTTCATGGGCAGAAAG TGCGCTTCGTGGGACAAGTTAAGAAGGCGGGATTGCTCTGAGGGAATCGTTTCCCCGATGGGCTATCAAATCAATCCCCAAGCTAGGGGCATGTACTATGTAGATGTAAATGGCTGGCCTCCTTACGGTCGCAATGCGCAGAAGTCTATTGACCCTAGCTTACGGACTTGCTATCTTTGCCAGACGTAA
- the LOC128260010 gene encoding DNA/RNA-binding protein KIN17, with protein sequence MGRAEVGTPKYLANKMKSKGLQKLRWYCQMCEKQCRDENGFKCHTMSESHQRQLLLFADSPGKFLHSFSKEFSDGYMELLRRRFGTKRTSANKIYQEYIAHKEHIHMNATRWLTLSDYVKWLGRTGQVIADETEKGWFVSYIDRSPEAMERQAKADRKEKMEKDDEERMADFIEQQIKKAKAKDGEEDEGQEKFTELKREENEPLKLGIRLEKKFNPDTVLGKSALAKRPASEVDEKVFKKPKSIAGDSQTRSVLDEIIKQEEAKKERANRKDYWLHKDIVVKFISKSMGDKFFKQKAVVQEVIDKYQAKIKFLDTGEKLKVDQAHLETVIPALDKRVMVVNGAYRGSEALLRKLNERKYSVSVEILHGPLKGRIVENVQYEDISKLSS encoded by the exons ATGGGTCGCGCCGAGGTGGGTACGCCCAAGTACCTGGCCAACAAGATGAAGTCCAAGGGCCTGCAAAAGCTGCGCTGGTACTGCCAGATGTGCGAAAAGCAGTGTCGCGACGAGAACGGCTTCAAGTGCCACACGATGAGCGAATCCCACCAGCGCCAGTTGCTCCTCTTCGCGGACTCCCCTGGAAAATTCCTGCACAGCTTCAGCAAAGAGTTCTCCGACGGCTACATGGAGCTACTGCGCCGGCGGTTCGGCACCAAGCGGACCAGCGCCAACAAGATATACCAGGAGTACATCGCCCACAAGGAGCACATCCACATGAACGCCACCAGGTGGTTGACCCTCTCCGACTACGTCAAGTGGCTCGGGCGGACGGGTCAGGTGATAGCGGACGAAACGGAGAAGGGCTGGTTCGTCTCGTACATCGATCGCAGTCCGGAGGCCATGGAGCGCCAGGCGAAGGCCGACCGGAAGGAGAAGATGGAGaaggacgacgaggagcggATGGCCGACTTCATCGAACAGCAAATCAAAAAGGCCAAGGCAAAGGACGGCGAGGAGGATGAGGGCCAGGAGAAGTTCACCGAACTCAAGCGCGAGGAGAACGAACCCTTGAAGCTGGGCATCCGCCTGGAGAAAAAGTTTAATCCTGACACGGTCCTAGGAAAGTCCGCATTAGCCAAACGACCTGCCTCGGAAGTTGATGAAAAGGTCTTCAAGAAGCCCAAATCCATTGCCGGAGACAGCCAAACCCGGTCGGTGCTGGACGAGATCATCAAGCAGGAGGAGGCCAAAAAGGAGCGCGCCAACCGCAAAGACTACTGGCTGCACAAGGACATTGTGGTCAAGTTCATCTCCAAGTCCATGGGCGACAAGTTCTTCAAACAGAAAGCGGTTGTTCAGGAAGTCATAGACAAATATCAAGCTAAAATCAAATTCTTGGACACGGGGGAAAAGCTGAAAGTGGATCAG gcaCACCTGGAGACAGTTATCCCGGCCTTGGATAAACGTGTTATGGTTGTCAATGGCGCCTATCGCGGATCTGAAGCTTTGCTAAGGAAACTAAACGAGCGTAAATATTCGGTCAGCGTGGAGATATTGCATGGTCCGCTGAAAGGACGTATTGTGGAAAATGTTCAGTACGAAGACATATCTAAATTGTCTAGCTAA
- the LOC128260000 gene encoding cysteine sulfinic acid decarboxylase — translation MAAPVDQTAAVDQIRDGLMDDWNILENVFKLIHREDTLCVDPQKWGNQKIVPFLQPDELKELINLKVRETEECTLAEIEELCQQVIHYSVKTSHGRFHNQLFGQLDPFGLAGALITEAMNGSSYTYEVAPVFSLIETEIISRICQLAGYKDGDGIFAPGGSTSNMYGLVLARYKFAPEVKTAGMFGMRPLVLFTSDESHYSFVKAANWLGLGSDNCVSVRTNDRGQMQLDDLEAKIEEAKARGGQPFFVNCTAGTTVLGAFDDINGAADVAERHGLWLHVDACLGGASLLSSRNRSLIAGLERANSFAWNPHKTVGAPLQCSLFLTRETDRLLERCNSTEAHYLFQQDKFYDVSYDTGNKSVQCGRKIDAFKFWLMLKARGYGKYGLLVDHAIDMARLLEDKLRQRGDRFRLVLQKHEYSNVCFWYIPMAMRVTPLEESPEWWTRLYTVAPKIKEQMAHSGTLMVGYSPLKAKNLGNFLRMVFTCFPILKNEELDFILDEIERLGEKIVV, via the exons ATGGCTGCTCCAGTGGATCAGACAGCGGCTGTTGATCAGATCCGCGATGGCCTCATGGACGACTGGAATATCCTGGAGAACGTCTTCAAACTGATCCACAGGGAGGATACCCTCTGTGTGGATCCCCAGAAATGGGGCAACCAAAAGATAGTGCCCTTTTTGCAGCCAGACGAACTGAAG GAACTGATTAATCTGAAAGTCCGGGAGACAGAGGAGTGCACACTCGCTGAAATCGAAGAGCTGTGTCAGCAGGTGATCCATTACTCCGTGAAAACATCGCACGGCCGCTTCCACAATCAGCTCTTCGGGCAGCTCGACCCATTCGGTCTGGCAGGAGCTCTCATCACCGAGGCCATGAACGGAAGCTC CTACACCTATGAAGTTGCACCCGTGTTCAGCCTGATTGAGACTGAGATAATTTCGCGCATTTGCCAGCTGGCAGGATACAAGGATGGCGATGGCATCTTTGCGCCCGGCGGCTCCACCTCGAACATGTACGGCCTGGTCCTGGCCCGCTACAAGTTCGCTCCCGAGGTGAAGACCGCGGGAATGTTTGGGATGCGACCGCTGGTGCTGTTCACCTCGGACGAATCGCACTACAGCTTCGTGAAGGCGGCCAACTGGCTGGGATTGGGCAGTGATAACTGCGTGTCGGTGAGGACCAACGATCGGGGTCAGATGCAACTGGACGATCTGGAGGCGAAGATCGAGGAGGCGAAGGCACGCGGAGGACAGCCATTCTTTGTCAACTGTACGGCAGGTACCACTGTACTGGGGGCCTTCGATGACATAAACGGTGCAGCGGATGTGGCGGAGCGTCATGGTCTGTGGCTCCATGTGGACGCCTGCTTGGGAGGCGCTTCACTGCTCTCGTCGAGGAACAGATCCCTAATCGCTGGCCTGGAGCGAGCCAACTCCTTCGCCTGGAATCCACACAAGACAGTCGGAGCTCCACTGCAGTGCTCGCTGTTTCTAACCCGGGAAACGGATCGACTCCTGGAGAGATGCAACAGCACCGAGGCGCACTACCTCTTCCAGCAGGACAAGTTCTACGACGTGTCCTACGACACGGGCAACAAGAGTGTCCAGTGCGGCCGGAAGATCGATGCCTTTAAGTTCTGGCTGATGCTGAAGGCCCGTGGGTATGGGAAGTACGGACTCCTGGTCGACCATGCCATCGACATGGCCCGATTGCTGGAGGATAAGCTGCGACAGCGCGGGGATCGCTTTCGGTTGGTGCTTCAGAAGCACGAGTACTCCAATGTCTGCTTTTGGTACATCCCAATGGCAATGAGGGTGACCCCGTTGGAGGAATCGCCTGAGTGGTGGACCCGTCTCTATACT GTGGCTCCGAAGATCAAGGAGCAGATGGCCCACAGTGGCACTCTGATGGTGGGCTACTCCCCGCTCAAGGCCAAAAATCTGGGCAACTTTCTACGCATGGTCTTCACTTGCTTCCCCATCCTGAAAAACGAAGAGTTGGACTTCATCTTGGATGAGATTGAGAGATTAGGAGAGAAAATTgtcgtttaa